One stretch of Passer domesticus isolate bPasDom1 chromosome 2, bPasDom1.hap1, whole genome shotgun sequence DNA includes these proteins:
- the LOC135294749 gene encoding C-type natriuretic peptide 2-like isoform X1, giving the protein MEEPWAKKKMLGLRSWSCCSFFLFLVLLSASVQTVSLPGQRLQMLLSRLLPLEPESTLTEEDTKEGSSFGPQLLSSTLPFLPSGVRAARPSLWRKNLASRKWALPGDWAWKAMPRGCFGLKLDRIGTFSGLGC; this is encoded by the exons ATGGAAGAG CCCTGGGCTAAGAAGAAGATGCTGGGGCTTCGGTCATGGTCTTGCTGctcatttttcctcttcttggTTCTGCTCTCTGCCAGCGTTCAGACTGTGTCCTTACCAGGACAGAGGCTACAG ATGCTCCTTTCACGACTGCTGCCCCTGGAGCCCGAGTCCACGCTGACCGAAGAGGACACGAAGGAGGGGTCCAGCTTCGGTCCTCAGCTGCTCTCCTCCACTCTCCCCTTCCTCCCGTCTGGAGTTAGAGCTGCCCGTCCATCCCTCTGGCGCAAGAACCTCGCCAGTCGCAAGTGGGCACTGCCTGGAGACTGGGCCTGGAAGGCCATGCCCAGGGGCTGCTTCGGGCTGAAACTGGACCGAATCGGGACCTTCAGTGGTTTGGGGTGTTAG
- the LOC135294749 gene encoding C-type natriuretic peptide 2-like isoform X2 — protein MEEMLLSRLLPLEPESTLTEEDTKEGSSFGPQLLSSTLPFLPSGVRAARPSLWRKNLASRKWALPGDWAWKAMPRGCFGLKLDRIGTFSGLGC, from the exons ATGGAAGAG ATGCTCCTTTCACGACTGCTGCCCCTGGAGCCCGAGTCCACGCTGACCGAAGAGGACACGAAGGAGGGGTCCAGCTTCGGTCCTCAGCTGCTCTCCTCCACTCTCCCCTTCCTCCCGTCTGGAGTTAGAGCTGCCCGTCCATCCCTCTGGCGCAAGAACCTCGCCAGTCGCAAGTGGGCACTGCCTGGAGACTGGGCCTGGAAGGCCATGCCCAGGGGCTGCTTCGGGCTGAAACTGGACCGAATCGGGACCTTCAGTGGTTTGGGGTGTTAG